One genomic window of Cystobacter ferrugineus includes the following:
- a CDS encoding zf-TFIIB domain-containing protein, whose translation MAHTDKPSTNEDDYFAQEEIEQKRKLAYQQAQALAAQQREELKKLHFMKCPKCGMDLHKLTRGDVEIDTCFNCHGVFLDAGELERLQKHMAHEKDGRWMGAVLNLFKNK comes from the coding sequence ATGGCCCACACGGACAAGCCCTCCACCAACGAAGACGATTACTTCGCCCAAGAGGAGATCGAGCAGAAGCGCAAGCTGGCCTACCAGCAGGCCCAGGCCCTGGCCGCCCAGCAGCGCGAGGAACTCAAGAAGCTGCACTTCATGAAGTGCCCCAAGTGCGGCATGGATCTGCACAAGCTCACCAGGGGTGACGTGGAGATCGACACGTGCTTCAACTGCCACGGCGTCTTCCTGGACGCGGGTGAGCTGGAGCGGCTGCAGAAGCACATGGCGCACGAGAAGGATGGCCGGTGGATGGGCGCCGTCCTCAACCTCTTCAAGAACAAGTAG
- the gatC gene encoding Asp-tRNA(Asn)/Glu-tRNA(Gln) amidotransferase subunit GatC, which translates to MKLSVEQVRHVATLARLSLSPGEEERYAEQLSAVLDAVAQLQELDVSGVEPTSHATLAASLLREDEPRPSLPPDRALANAPARGGTSFAVPKILE; encoded by the coding sequence ATGAAGCTCTCTGTCGAGCAGGTCCGCCATGTGGCCACCCTCGCCCGCCTCTCCTTGTCTCCGGGGGAGGAGGAGCGCTATGCCGAGCAGCTCTCCGCCGTGCTCGACGCGGTGGCCCAGTTGCAGGAATTGGACGTGAGCGGCGTGGAGCCCACCTCCCATGCCACGCTGGCCGCCTCGCTGTTGCGCGAGGACGAGCCGCGGCCCTCGCTGCCTCCGGACCGGGCGCTGGCCAACGCGCCCGCCCGGGGAGGCACCAGCTTCGCCGTCCCGAAGAT